A genome region from Anopheles stephensi strain Indian chromosome 2, UCI_ANSTEP_V1.0, whole genome shotgun sequence includes the following:
- the LOC118504265 gene encoding uncharacterized protein LOC118504265 yields MKVFIAIAALLAVGMAAPAPATEQTGAFGMMAKYFGSCLESEDMGTCFAVKGITALNRAARAANIELAPGVTFARDPSVPAERTGKAISENEIVNTLPADSEQKTDALFDLAIDSAKRLFSARSIQFKLPEETTETIARSLEEGRLLKKGKKLKKVLGPLVLALGGKLFALLPLLLGAVALLAIKALLVSKVAFVMAAVLAAQKFLGGGGGSPLNLLSKVAGGSSGAVVGGGASAGAGGWSSGASAGGWSNTGAASAQYPYARSYDTAQELAYSAQAPSQ; encoded by the exons ATGAAAGTGTTTATCGCAATCGCAGCCCTTCTGGCCGTGGGCATGGCTGCCCCGGCACCAGCCACCGAGCAGACCGGAGCATTCGGCATGATGGCCAAATACTTCGGTTCCTGTCTGGAAAGCGAAGATATGGGCACCTGCTTTGCCGTGAAGGGAATTACCGCACTGAACCGGGCAGCCCGTGCCGCCAACATTGAGCTGGCTCCTGGTGTCACATTCGCAAG agacccGTCAGTCCCGGCCGAGCGCACCGGAAAggccatctcggagaacgagaTCGTCAACACGCTGCCAGCTGATTCGGAACAGAAGACGGACGCCCTGTTCGATCTGGCCATCGATTCTGCCAAGCGTCTGTTCAGTgcccgctcgatccagttcaAGCTGCCAGAGGAGACGACCGAGACGATCGCCCGTTCGCTGGAGGAAGGTAGACTGCTGAAGAAAG GCAAGAAGCTGAAGAAGGTGCTCGGCCCGCTGGTCCTCGCTCTCGGTGGCAAGCTGTTCGCCCTGCTGCCGCTGCTCCTCGGTGCGGTCGCTCTGCTCGCCATCAAGGCTCTGCTCGTCTCGAAGGTTGCGTTCGTGATGGCTGCCGTGTTGGCCGCCCAGAAGTTCctcggcggcggtggtggatcGCCACTGAACCTGCTGTCCAAGGTTGCCGGTGGATCGTCCGGAGCCGTGGTTGGAGGTGGTGCATCGGCCGGAGCTGGCGGTTGGTCGTCGGGAGCTAGCGCTGGCGGATGGTCCAACACTGGTGCTGCCTCGGCCCAGTATCCGTACGCTCGCAGCTACGACACCGCCCAGGAACTCGCCTACAGTGCGCAGGCTCCGTCGCAGTAA
- the LOC118508558 gene encoding uncharacterized protein LOC118508558 isoform X2, with protein MGRFPLVTVLLLLLLGTVVLVNGASNTTNAKSEVGSVTYLDVLRRITNLRGDDIRKNLRSLRQLAIQHGLIKKSDVNEPDASTEEQSSEGEESSAETEPGRKKGGGGGSNNNIVVAGGGGGHDDGSYSISIEDSGHKKKGKKGKKDKKHRKHKRKGWKKHMKKAVPIGLGILALKAILLHFILKKLVLATALSLLLSKKSLLVSSLIALKLLLQQPHSSDKSESSKLEVVHIPIRKEAGFHKKHQQQQVPSGKMKLPSIGTSAPSTTKAPAPSLSLYDPYSGGASQHQIQHTHQQMADFGGKYIPLGYETNHFHFDATPSVPATFGDGLNSVQNVEQFFDDADELQFDRQDNGWDGWSGWNRGERFEQTGASAPASGVVAGGNGGTSGGGASDAGSYGGWGGTAYGTAPEQQTGSSYGTLNRSRYGEVFNGYRQALQANNPPRVMQQLMGRRKRKF; from the exons ATGGGACGGTTTCCGCTGGtgactgtgctgctgctgctgttgttggggACGGTTGTGTTAGTGAACGGTGCAAGTAACACGACTAACGCCAAAAGTGAAGTGGGAAGTGTGACATACCTGGACGTTCTGAGACGGATAACGAATCTTCGGGGTGATGATATACGAAAGAATCTACGTTCGCTGCGTCAGCTTGCCATACAGCACGGGCTGATCAAGAAAAGTGATGTGAACGAGCCCGATGCCAGCACGGAAGAGCAATCGTCGGAAGGGGAAGAATCGTCGGCGGAAACAGAACCGG GTCGTAAGAAAGGCGGCGGAGGAGGCAGCAACAATAACATTGTAGTGgcgggcggtggcggtggacaCGACGATGGTTCGTACTCGATCAGCATCGAGGACAGTGGCCACAAGAAGAAGGGCAAAAAGGGTAAAAAAGACAAGAAGCATCGTAAGCACAAGCGTAAGGGCTGGAAAAAGCACATGAAGAAGGCGGTCCCGATCGGGCTGGGCATACTGGCGCTGAAAGCCATACTGCTGCACTTCATTCTGAAGAAGCTCGTGCTCGCAACGGCTCTGTCCCTGCTGTTGAGTAAGAAATCGCTGCTAGTGTCGTCGCTGATCGCGTTGAAgctgttgctgcagcagcCGCACAGCAGCGACAAGAGCGAAAGCAGCAAGCTGGAGGTGGTCCACATTCCGATCCGCAAAGAGGCCGGATTCCACAagaagcaccagcagcagcaggtacCGTCGGGCAAGATGAAGCTCCCGTCGATCGGTACGTCAGCACCGAGCACGACCAAGGCACCGGCCCCGAGTCTGTCGCTGTACGATCCGTACTCGGGTGGCGCGTCACAGCATCAGATCCAGCACACGCACCAGCAGATGGCTGACTTCGGTGGGAAGTACATTCCGCTCGGGTACGAAACGAATCATTTCCACTTCGATGCGACTCCCTCGGTACCGGCCACGTTCGGCGATGGGCTTAACTCGGTGCAGAACGTGGAGCAGTTCTTTGACGATGCGGACGAGCTGCAGTTCGATCGGCAGGACAATGGGTGGGATGGTTGGAGCGGTTGGAACCGGGGCGAGCGGTTCGAGCAGACGGGAGCCTCTGCACCGGCTAGCGGTGTTGTGGCGGGTGGTAATGGGGGCactagtggtggtggtgccagTGACGCCGGTTCTTATGGTGGTTGGGGTGGAACCGCATACGGAACAGCGCCAGAGCAGCAGACTGGCAGTAGCTACGGCACGCTCAATCGTAGTCGGTACGGGGAGGTATTTAATGGCTACCGACAGGCACTACAGGCCAATAACCCGCCACGGGTTATGCAGCAGCTAATGGGTAGGAGAAAGCGAAAGTTCTAG
- the LOC118508558 gene encoding uncharacterized protein LOC118508558 isoform X1, whose protein sequence is MGRFPLVTVLLLLLLGTVVLVNGASNTTNAKSEVGSVTYLDVLRRITNLRGDDIRKNLRSLRQLAIQHGLIKKSDVNEPDASTEEQSSEGEESSAETEPGQDLTAIAEGRKKGGGGGSNNNIVVAGGGGGHDDGSYSISIEDSGHKKKGKKGKKDKKHRKHKRKGWKKHMKKAVPIGLGILALKAILLHFILKKLVLATALSLLLSKKSLLVSSLIALKLLLQQPHSSDKSESSKLEVVHIPIRKEAGFHKKHQQQQVPSGKMKLPSIGTSAPSTTKAPAPSLSLYDPYSGGASQHQIQHTHQQMADFGGKYIPLGYETNHFHFDATPSVPATFGDGLNSVQNVEQFFDDADELQFDRQDNGWDGWSGWNRGERFEQTGASAPASGVVAGGNGGTSGGGASDAGSYGGWGGTAYGTAPEQQTGSSYGTLNRSRYGEVFNGYRQALQANNPPRVMQQLMGRRKRKF, encoded by the exons ATGGGACGGTTTCCGCTGGtgactgtgctgctgctgctgttgttggggACGGTTGTGTTAGTGAACGGTGCAAGTAACACGACTAACGCCAAAAGTGAAGTGGGAAGTGTGACATACCTGGACGTTCTGAGACGGATAACGAATCTTCGGGGTGATGATATACGAAAGAATCTACGTTCGCTGCGTCAGCTTGCCATACAGCACGGGCTGATCAAGAAAAGTGATGTGAACGAGCCCGATGCCAGCACGGAAGAGCAATCGTCGGAAGGGGAAGAATCGTCGGCGGAAACAGAACCGGGTCAGGATTTAACGGCCATTGCTGAAG GTCGTAAGAAAGGCGGCGGAGGAGGCAGCAACAATAACATTGTAGTGgcgggcggtggcggtggacaCGACGATGGTTCGTACTCGATCAGCATCGAGGACAGTGGCCACAAGAAGAAGGGCAAAAAGGGTAAAAAAGACAAGAAGCATCGTAAGCACAAGCGTAAGGGCTGGAAAAAGCACATGAAGAAGGCGGTCCCGATCGGGCTGGGCATACTGGCGCTGAAAGCCATACTGCTGCACTTCATTCTGAAGAAGCTCGTGCTCGCAACGGCTCTGTCCCTGCTGTTGAGTAAGAAATCGCTGCTAGTGTCGTCGCTGATCGCGTTGAAgctgttgctgcagcagcCGCACAGCAGCGACAAGAGCGAAAGCAGCAAGCTGGAGGTGGTCCACATTCCGATCCGCAAAGAGGCCGGATTCCACAagaagcaccagcagcagcaggtacCGTCGGGCAAGATGAAGCTCCCGTCGATCGGTACGTCAGCACCGAGCACGACCAAGGCACCGGCCCCGAGTCTGTCGCTGTACGATCCGTACTCGGGTGGCGCGTCACAGCATCAGATCCAGCACACGCACCAGCAGATGGCTGACTTCGGTGGGAAGTACATTCCGCTCGGGTACGAAACGAATCATTTCCACTTCGATGCGACTCCCTCGGTACCGGCCACGTTCGGCGATGGGCTTAACTCGGTGCAGAACGTGGAGCAGTTCTTTGACGATGCGGACGAGCTGCAGTTCGATCGGCAGGACAATGGGTGGGATGGTTGGAGCGGTTGGAACCGGGGCGAGCGGTTCGAGCAGACGGGAGCCTCTGCACCGGCTAGCGGTGTTGTGGCGGGTGGTAATGGGGGCactagtggtggtggtgccagTGACGCCGGTTCTTATGGTGGTTGGGGTGGAACCGCATACGGAACAGCGCCAGAGCAGCAGACTGGCAGTAGCTACGGCACGCTCAATCGTAGTCGGTACGGGGAGGTATTTAATGGCTACCGACAGGCACTACAGGCCAATAACCCGCCACGGGTTATGCAGCAGCTAATGGGTAGGAGAAAGCGAAAGTTCTAG
- the LOC118504292 gene encoding uncharacterized protein LOC118504292, with amino-acid sequence MYPKDRNLLWVLLVTAGHLLMVPICKASEHAAGPIGRKLNHGLAAMHHNHLMGGLGESVKFSANSVPHVLPYAVPAAWRISATVSTPLASSWGVRKPLAKPARGVAVAAAAAAGGSRSRINNRSMTRFSEVEIPPGLEQQLDAPELQRPEPADETGLVELYRSAERSRGIENLFWKYFVDNDVSASIEDEDDNDADDDSGIGAIDKNALQSGDGSAKGVEGRKKKFHLKKKYKKFLIPLLLAYKIKFLALVPAIIGGLILLVKSAGLAGFFFALFTAVVSLKKY; translated from the exons ATGTATCCGAAGGATCGGAACCTGTTGTGGGTCCTGCTAGTGACAGCAGGACACCTGTTGATGGTGCCCATCTGCAAGGCCTCCGAGCATGCGGCCGGACCGATCGGTCGAAAGTTGAACCACGGGCTAGCTGCCATGCACCACAACCATCTTATGGGCGGGTTGGGTGAGAGCGTAAAATTCAGTGCCAACAGTGTTCCGCACGTGCTGCCGTATGCAGTCCCGGCGGCCTGGCGTATCTCGGCTACCGTCAGCACACCGCTTGCCAGCAGCTGGGGAGTACGGAAACCGCTCGCAAAACCGGCGcgtggtgttgctgttgctgctgctgctgctgctgggggcAGTCGGAGCCGCATCAACAATCGGTCAATGACTCGCTTTTCTGAGGTCGAAATTCCACCCGGCTTGGAGCAGCAACTTGATGCGCCGGAACTGCAGAGACCGGAGCCGGCCGATGAGACCGGGCTGGTGGAGCTGTACCGCAGTGCGGAACGATCGCGCGGGATCGAGAACCTCTTCTGGAAGTACTTTGTCGATAATG ACGTTTCCGCCTCGATCGAAGATGAGGACGACAAcgacgctgatgatgatagcgGCATCGGAGCAATCGACAAGAACGCGCTGCAGTCGGGCGACGGGTCCGCGAAAGGGGTGGAAGGACGCAAGAAGAAGTTCCACCTGAAGAAAAAGTACAAAAAGTTTCTAATACCGCTACTGTTGGCGTACAAGATAAAGTTCCTTGCACTGGTTCCGGCCATCATCGGTGGGCTGATACTGTTGGTGAAGTCAGCCGGGCTGGCCGGATTCTTCTTCGCGCTCTTTACGGCCGTGGTCAGTCTGAAGAAGTACTAA
- the LOC118508579 gene encoding glycerol kinase, with product MVFRSLASPTLHTMSGNGGHRSKFGSLIGVLYVGHTCCKCLIYATRNAEVLTCHESSLECLSPQSGWVEVDPLAVWETARMCLETAVQNLIILDINPHDIVAVGVCNQRETTVLWDRTTGEPLCNAIGWCDTRTSSVVGSILQRVRGKKNYLKSVCGLTVSNCFSAVKIRWMMENVAGVQQAVDDGRAAFGTLDSWIIWMLTGGVEAGIHVTDVTNAARTMLMNLERCVWDERLCRFFRIPSKILPEIRSCSEVYGYINDGPLSGIPIASCLGDQQAALLGQMCINAGQANCTIDEGMFVLFNTAQEIIDSDHGLLSTVAFQLGPRGAVYYALEGAIAHAGSSIGWLRQTLALEPAPSEPMNSSLTGLFPDGTPNTQLVASFCSVSSPVPPYGGDSKPLTSSGPRGGVIFVPAFSGYYTPYWRYKARGMMFGITLQTTPQQIMYAAHEAICHQVREVLESLAKDCPTWPRLTKLTVGGDLSEQRFLVQMLSDLNGLLVERPQTSTPACLGAMLAAGLATEILSIDQFRQNCVPPVDVFNTAYNSSQRDMKFRRWKMAVDRCLNFDSVSDSDPVKLIGDGRDPDSFVRCSIPGSVFIVSSFVLVVVAQLMKQNGFA from the exons ATGGTTTTCCGATCCCTTGCATCCCCCACATTACACACGATGAGTGGAAACGGCGGGCATCGCAGCAAGTTTGGGTCGCTGATAGGCGTCCTTTACGTTGGGCACACATGCTGCAAGTGTCTG ATTTACGCCACAAGAAATGCCGAGGTGCTCACCTGCCACGAATCGTCCCTCGAGTGTCTGTCGCCCCAGTCGGGATGGGTTGAGGTGGACCCGCTGGCCGTGTGGGAGACGGCACGAATGTGTCTGGAAACGGCCGTACAGAATCTAATCATACTGGACATAAATCCGCACGACATTGTGGCGGTCGGTGTGTGCAATCAGCGCGAGACGACGGTGCTGTGGGACAGGACAACGGGCGAACCGTTGTGCAACGCGATCGGATGGTGCGATACGCGCACATCGAGCGTGGTCGGCAGCATTCTGCAGCGGGTAcgggggaagaaaaattacCTTAAATCGGTATGCGGCCTGACGGTGAGCAATTGCTTCAGTGCGGTCAAAATTCGTTGGATGATGGAAAACGTGGCCGGAGTGCAGCAGGCGGTGGACGACGGACGGGCCGCGTTCGGGACGCTGGACAGCTGGATCATATGGATGCTAACGGGGGGCGTCGAGGCGGGCATTCATGTGACGGACGTGACGAACGCGGCCCGGACAATGCTCATGAACCTGGAGCGTTGCGTGTGGGACGAACGGCTGTGTCGTTTCTTTCGCATTCCTAGCAAGATCCTGCCGGAAATTCGGAGCTGCTCCGAGGTGTACGGATACATTAACGATGGTCCACTGAGCGGCATACCTATTGCAAGT TGTCTTGGCGATCAACAGGCCGCCCTGCTCGGGCAAATGTGTATCAACGCAGGGCAAGCCAACTGTACGATCGATGAGggaatgtttgtgctgttcaACACTGCCCAGGAAATTATCGACTCCGACCATGGATTGCTCTCGACGGTGGCGTTTCAGCTTGGTCCCCGTGGGGCCGTCTATTACGCGCTCGAAGGTGCAATAGCACACGCCGGTTCGTCGATCGGTTGGCTAAGACAAACGCTAGCCCTCGAACCGGCACCGTCCGAGCCAATGAACAGCAGTCTGACCGGTTTGTTTCCCGATGGCACCCCCAATACTCAGCTGGTAGCTTCGTTTTGTTCCGTCAGCTCACCGGTTCCACCGTACGGTGGTGATTCGAAGCCGCTCACCAGCAGTGGCCCTCGTGGTGGCGTAATTTTCGTACCTGCATTCAGTGGCTACTACACACCGTACTGGCGTTACAAGGCACGGGGCATGATGTTTGGCATTACGCTGCAGACAACGCCACAGCAGATTATGTACGCCGCACACGAAGCCATCTGCCATCAGGTGCGGGAAGTGTTGGAATCGTTGGCGAAGGATTGTCCAACCTGGCCACGGCTCACGAAGCTAACCGTCGGTGGAGATCTGAGCGAGCAGCGGTTTCTGGTGCAAATGCTGTCCGATCTAAATGGGCTGCTGGTGGAACGACCGCAAACATCGACACCGGCCTGCCTGGGAGCGATGCTCGCTGCCGGGCTGGCCACCGAAATACTGTCCATCGACCAGTTTCGCCAAAACTGTGTTCCGCCGGTCGATGTTTTCAACACTGCATACAATTCTAGTC AGAGAGATATGAAGTTTCGCCGTTGGAAGATGGCTGTCGATCGCTGTTTGAACTTTGACTCCGTGTCGGACAGCGATCCCGTCAAGCTGATCGGTGACGGGCGTGATCCAGATTCGTTCGTCCGTTGCTCTATTCCCGGTTCGGTGTTTATCGTTTCCTCCTTTGTGCTGGTCGTGGTCGCGCAGCTGATGAAGCAAAACGGTTTCGCGTAg
- the LOC118508585 gene encoding uncharacterized protein C18orf19 homolog A: MAALALSMIRLTSYGARKVPTTASVKLLNVVHRYTSGNGFSRYASSTLSAASCLHSTDRYSTIHHPINASTWCTSVPLNGVLVRSFSNGTTLRRQKEPVNEQQEIDAPPPPAPEKLGLFARFKKMYKEYWYVLVPVHCVTSVMWFGGFYYASTSGVDVIAILESLGVSEALINPVRDSSLGHIAIAYLLYKIATPARYTVTLGGTTVSIKYLEQWGYIKPIPSKARLVQMYKDKKENIQEKIAEKKQDFKDRKQQLTEKKNNLMSDLKMKDKDSKADATTTTATSSVTENK, from the exons ATGGCTGCACTAGCGTTAAGCATGATCCGCTTGACGTCATACGGTGCTCGTAAGGTGCCAACAACCGCTTCCGTCAAGCTGCTGAACGTGGTGCACCGTTACACATCCGGCAATGGATTCAGCAGATACGCTAGCAGCACGCTATCGGCAGCGTCATGCCTTCACAGCACAGATCGATATTCAACGATACATCATCCAATCAACGCAAGCACATGGTGCACAAGTGTCCCATTAAATGGTGTGCTGGTACGCTCCTTCTCCAATGGAACCACTTTGCGCCGACAGAAGGAACCCGTGAACGAACAGCAGGAAATcgacgcaccaccaccacccgcacCGGAAAAGCTTGGTCTTTTTGCCCGGTTCAAGAAGATGTACAAGGAGTACTGGTACGTGCTCGTGCCCGTGCACTGTGTCACGTCGGTAATGTGGTTCGGTGGTTTCTACTACGCCTCTACCAGCGGTGTCGACGTGATCGCCATCCTCGAATCGCTCGGTGTGTCCGAAGCGCTGATTAACCCGGTGCGAGATTCCAGCCTGGGACACATAGCCATTGCGTACCTGCTGTATAAAATAGCGACCCCAGCACGTTACACGGTTACACTGG GCGGTACGACGGTTTCGATCAAATATCTGGAACAGTGGGGCTACATCAAGCCGATCCCCTCGAAGGCGCGGCTGGTGCAGATGTACAAAGacaagaaggaaaacattcaGGAGAAGATAGCGGAAAAGAAGCAAGACTTTAAGGACCGTAAGCAGCAGCTCACGGAAAAGAAGAACAATCTGATGAGTGATTTAAAGATGAAGGATAAGGACAGCAAAGCTGATgcaacaacgacgacggcgaccAGCAGCGTAACCGAGAACAAATAG
- the LOC118508584 gene encoding protein arginine N-methyltransferase 1: MASTSTDVPMESVDAAGPASGALSPNTVNGNGNDLATNAEDMTSRDYYFDSYAHFGIHEEMLKDEVRTLTYRNAMYHNKHLFKGKIVLDIGCGTGILSMFAAKAGAAKVIAIECSNIIDYAQKIIEANNLQETITLVKGKVEEVTLPDGCDKVDIIISEWMGYCLFYESMLDTVIYARDKWLKKDTGMMFPDRCTLFVTAIEDRQYKDEKINWWDDVYGFNMSSIRKVAISEPLVDVVDPKQIVTTSYMVKEIDLYTVKKEDLEFESPFHLLVKRNDFVQALVTYFNVEFTKCHKRLAFSTSPDAAYTHWKQTVFYFDDYLTVKKGEEIYGTFKMKPNVRNNRDLDFTVDLHFKGELSQVHEKNHYRMR; this comes from the exons ATG GCTAGCACCAGTACCGATGTGCCGATGGAGTCGGTAGACGCGGCCGGACCGGCATCGGGCGCGTTGAGCCCCAACACAGTGAATGGCAACGGGAACGACCTGGCCACCAACGCAGAGGATATGACTTCGCGTGACTACTACTTCGACTCGTATGCACATTTCGGCATCCACGAGGAGATGCTGAAGGATGAGGTGCGCACGCTGACCTACCGGAACGCGATGTACCACAATAAGCATCTGTTCAAGGGCAAGATCGTGCTGGACATCGGGTGCGGTACCGGCATCCTGTCGATGTTTGCGGCGAAAGCTGGCGCGGCGAAGGTCATCGCGATCGAGTGTTCGAACATAATCGACTACGCACAGAAGATTATCGAGGCGAACAACCTGCAGGAAACGATCACGCTGGTGAAGGGGAAGGTGGAGGAGGTGACACTGCCGGACGGTTGCGACAAGGTGGACATCATCATTTCCGAGTGGATGGGCTACTGTCTGTTCTACGAGTCCATGCTGGACACGGTCATATACGCGCGCGACAAGTGGCTGAAGAAGGACACGGGCATGATGTTCCCGGACCGGTGTACACTGTTCGTGACCGCGATCGAGGATCGGCAGTACAAGGACGAAAAGATCAACTGGTGGGATGATGTGTACGGGTTCAACATGAGCTCGATCCGCAAGGTGGCCATCAGCGAGCCGCTCGTGGACGTGGTGGATCCCAAGCAGATCGTCACGACCTCGTACATGGTGAAGGAGATAGATCTGTACACGGTTAAGAAAGAGGACCTAGAGTTCGAGTCACCCTTCCATCTGTTAGTAAAGCGCAACGACTTTGTGCAGGCGCTGGTGACGTACTTTAACGTGGAGTTTACCAAGTGCCACAAACGGCTCGCCTTCAGCACGTCGCCGGATGCCGCCTACACGCACTGGAAGCAGACGGTGTTTTACTTTGACGACTATCTGACGGTGAAGAAGGGTGAAGAAATTTACGGCACGTTCAAGATGAAGCCGAACGTGCGCAACAACAGGGATCTGGACTTTACCGTCGATCTGCACTTTAAGGGCGAGCTGTCGCAGGTGCACGAAAAAAATCACTACCGGATGCGCTAG
- the LOC118508587 gene encoding UDP-N-acetylglucosamine transferase subunit ALG14 homolog: MAFLSTVLLVAGCLLLLRLVQLLVSVRRGQSGAVVPPRSTPARTMVVMGSGGHTAEMLRIVERLDGERYAPRQYVIASTDKNSVVKVLESEIHRQPDPEKQTYEIITIPRSRAVHQSYVSSIATTVLALINCVPLVLKARPELILTNGPGTCVPVCLVAFLARLLFINTKCRIVFIESFCRVRSLSLSGRILLYIVDMFVVQWPELLEKTAPTRPDVRCFGRL; this comes from the coding sequence ATGGCGTTTTTATCAACCGTCCTGCTGGTCGCTGGctgcttgctgttgctgcggttAGTACAGCTGCTTGTTTCGGTTCGCCGTGGCCAAAGTGGTGCGGTCGTGCCGCCACGTTCCACACCGGCCCGCACCATGGTGGTGATGGGTTCCGGTGGACATACGGCCGAAATGTTGCGCATAGTCGAGCGGCTGGATGGCGAACGGTACGCTCCCCGCCAGTACGTGATCGCCAGCACGGACAAAAACAGCGTTGTGAAAGTGCTCGAGAGCGAAATCCATCGGCAGCCGGATCCGGAAAAGCAAACGTACGAAATCATTACGATTCCCCGCAGCCGGGCTGTACACCAGAGCTACGTCAGCTCCATCGCAACGACCGTGCTGGCGTTGATCAACTGCGTACCGCTCGTGCTGAAGGCTCGGCCGGAACTAATCCTCACCAACGGTCCCGGAACGTGCGTGCCCGTGTGCTTGGTCGCCTTCCTGGCCCGGCTGCTCTTCATCAACACCAAATGTAGAATAGTGTTCATCGAAAGCTTCTGTCGCGTGCGCAGCCTTTCCCTGAGCGGTCGCATACTGCTCTACATCGTGGACATGTTCGTGGTCCAGTGGCCGGAGCTGCTCGAGAAGACGGCCCCAACGCGGCCAGATGTTCGCTGCTTTGGACGATTATGA
- the LOC118508582 gene encoding mRNA cap guanine-N7 methyltransferase produces the protein MKIINTSKKTTILPDQTKKYCVCSNSLFITRLFYLIHFSHYTAMSESEENSACVAESRDSDGEPKQTSQSEDGETGEKHSAIVASHYNKLEDRGLVARKKSNIYFMRNFNNWIKSCTIEKYTALVKGKTTLGSPFRVLDMCCGKGGDLIKWSNASVTHLICTDIAQVSLEQCENRFNTMYQRERDFQRKPKVEFFAADATLQQLRTKYHDPSIKLHLVSCQFAFHYSFESFKQADCMMKNAAECLDEGFYFIGTIPDANELMKRQRRAMSDTFGNDIYRIQFLCDTDNPPLFGAKYNFQLDDVVDCPEFLVHFPTFEKLALKHGLRLVEKKRFEELFDEHSSRRQGLLEKMQALETYPPPPNARFNAGEQPKEPEQYKHAEEFGRQMSSHHQFRVGTLSHQEWEAATLYLFFAFQKMKTTYDAKGRPVYS, from the exons atgaaaataataaacacgagtaaaaaaacaacaatcctaccggaccaaaccaaaaaGTATTGTGTTTGCAGCAACTCGCTTTTTATCACTcgccttttttatttgatacaTTTTAGCCACTATACAGCAATGTCAGAATCGGAAGAAAACAGTGCCTGCGTTGCTGAGAGCAGAGATTCCGACGGTGAACCAAAGCAAACATCCCAAAGCGAGGATGGTGAAACTGGCGAAAAGCATAGTGCGATCGTCGCCTCACATTACAACAAACTCGAGGATCGAGGGCTAGTGGCGAGGAAAAAGTCAAACATCTATTTTATGCGAAACTTTAACAACTGGATCAAGAGCTGTACAATAGAGAAGTACACGGCACTGGTGAAGGGAAAGACTACCCTGGGCTCACCGTTCCGGGTGTTGGATATGTGCTGTGGGAAGGGTGGCGATCTGATCAAATGGTCCAACGCGAGCGTAACGCATCTGATCTGCACGGACATAGCGCAGGTTAGCCTGGAGCAGTGTGAGAACCGCTTCAACACCATGTACCAAAGGGAGCGAGACTTTCAGCGGAAGCCGAAGGTGGAATTTTTCGCCGCCGACGCAACGCTTCAGCAGCTGCGAACCAAGTATCACGATCCTTCGATCAAGCTGCATCTGGTGAGCTGCCAGTTTGCGTTCCACTACTCGTTCGAATCGTTCAAGCAGGCGGACTGCATGATGAAGAATGCGGCCGAATGTCTGGACGAAGGATTCTACTTCATTGGCACGATCCCGGACGCGAACGAGCTCATGAAGCGGCAGCGCAGGGCAATGTCGGACACGTTCGGGAACGACATCTACCGCATCCAGTTCCTGTGCGATACGGACAATCCACCACTGTTCGGTGCCAAGTACAACTTCCAGCTGGATGATGTAGTGGATTGTCCCGAGTTTTTGGTGCATTTCCCCACGTTCGAAAAGCTGGCGCTGAAGCACGGGCTGCGGCTGGTGGAGAAGAAACGGTTCGAGGAGCTGTTCGATGAACATAGCAGCCGCAGGCAGGGATTGCTGGAGAAGATGCAAGCACTAGAAACGTATCCACCGCCTCCGAACGCTCGGTTTAATGCCGGCGAGCAACCGAAGGAACCGGAGCAATATAAACACGCCGAAGAGTTCGGCAGGCAGATGTCCAGCCACCATCAGTTCCGGGTGGGCACTCTTTCGCACCAAGAGTGGGAAGCGGCAA CGCTTTATCTATTTTTCGCATTTCAAAAAATGAAGACAACCTACGACGCGAAAGGTAGACCGGTGTATTCCTGA